The Populus nigra chromosome 19, ddPopNigr1.1, whole genome shotgun sequence genome includes a window with the following:
- the LOC133679227 gene encoding organ-specific protein P4-like isoform X2, with the protein MKSSFAFFVLFSLFSFADVIGARKDTGEYWRAVMKDQPMPEAIQGLIRETTILSSVSNEKADCHTTESNEKNNFVKDFGPQPSVTSYDNGIKPAKDKSFSKDFRPNTQLFLYNDGVVKGERSFAEDFEPRPSVTAYSN; encoded by the exons ATGAAATCCTCCTTCGCTTTCTTCGTTCTTTTCTCACTCTTTTCG TTTGCTGACGTTATCGGTGCTAGAAAAGACACTGGAGAGTATTGGAGAGCTGTCATGAAAGATCAGCCCATGCCAGAAGCAATACAAGGCCTTATTCGCGAAACCACAATATTGTCATCAGTCTCCAATGAGAAAGCCGATTGCCACACAACCGAGTCCaatgaaaagaataattttGTCAAGGATTTTGGCCCCCAGCCTAGTGTTACATCTTATGACAATGGTATAAAACCAGCAAAAGATAAGTCCTTCTCGAAAGATTTCCGCCCAAACACTCAGTTGTTCCTTTACAATGATGGTGTCGTTAAAGGAGAGAGATCATTTGCTGAGGATTTTGAGCCGAGGCCTAGTGTTACTGCTTATAGCAACTAA
- the LOC133679227 gene encoding organ-specific protein P4-like isoform X1, which yields MKSSFAFFVLFSLFSQFADVIGARKDTGEYWRAVMKDQPMPEAIQGLIRETTILSSVSNEKADCHTTESNEKNNFVKDFGPQPSVTSYDNGIKPAKDKSFSKDFRPNTQLFLYNDGVVKGERSFAEDFEPRPSVTAYSN from the exons ATGAAATCCTCCTTCGCTTTCTTCGTTCTTTTCTCACTCTTTTCG CAGTTTGCTGACGTTATCGGTGCTAGAAAAGACACTGGAGAGTATTGGAGAGCTGTCATGAAAGATCAGCCCATGCCAGAAGCAATACAAGGCCTTATTCGCGAAACCACAATATTGTCATCAGTCTCCAATGAGAAAGCCGATTGCCACACAACCGAGTCCaatgaaaagaataattttGTCAAGGATTTTGGCCCCCAGCCTAGTGTTACATCTTATGACAATGGTATAAAACCAGCAAAAGATAAGTCCTTCTCGAAAGATTTCCGCCCAAACACTCAGTTGTTCCTTTACAATGATGGTGTCGTTAAAGGAGAGAGATCATTTGCTGAGGATTTTGAGCCGAGGCCTAGTGTTACTGCTTATAGCAACTAA